CAACCTAATACCAGCGGACAAGTTATGCTAAAGGGACTTGACAATACCATCAAGAAAATACGTGTAGTGGGTACAAATCATCTGTTGACCCACCAAGTACAAAGTAAAATGACATGGGGAAATGTACCAGGAATTGTCTACATAAATATACCTGCCGAGGTCAATGACCAATACATGACTGTACTAGCGTTGGAGTTAGATAAGCCCCTGAAAATGTATAAAAGTGATGGCGAAAAATAGTAAATCTATTTAGATACAAAGACCGAATTACAGATACAGTACGGCTAAACAAGCATTAAATTAAACCTAAAACTTTTATAAGCATTTATACGGCTTTAACTAAAAAAAGCTAGGTAGTTGGGCTCTATAACAGAACCCAACTACCTAGCTTTTTTTTAGTGGCTTTTTGATTAGCTATTAAACACCTTCGGCTACTACTTCTTTCACCTCAGGAACCATTCTTGTAAGTAAATTTTCAATACCAGCCTTCAAAGTCATTGTAGAAGAAGGACAGCCCGAGCAAGAGCCCTGTAATAATACTTTCACAGTACCCTCGTTGAACGAATGAAAGTTGATTGCTCCACCATCAGATTCAACAGCAGGACGAACATATTGGTCTAAAACAGCCTTGATTTTCACAACAGTATCTGAATCTGGCTCGCCCGACGAAGCGGTTTCATGAGCTTTGATAGTAGATTGAGTGAAAACTTCTTTTTTATCTTCAAAGAATTTTTTCAAAAATTGTTTTAAGTTAAATAATTGGTCTTCCCATTTTGTTTCTTCGTCTTTGGTAATTGTAACGAAGTTAGATGAGATAAACACTCTTCTCACAAAATCAAATCCGAAAATCTCAACAGCCAAAGGTGAGTTTTTATCTTCTGCAATAGCTTCTGATGGCGTTGCATAGTCAAAAGACGCTCCTTCTGGAACTAATTCAAAATTGAAGACAAACTTCATTGAATTAGGATTGGGCGTTGATTCTGTATAAATAAATATTTGTGATTTTAACATGATTCCTTCGTAATTTGTTTATTGGACTTGGTTGTTCTAACAAATACTATTCAAAATTAGTTTGGAATTCTGGATAAATGCACAATGTTTTTCGTAAAAAAAAAGAGATAGCCCTTTATACCTCTGGAATATTTACTTGTCTGGGATACGCCCTATTGGCGTATACAGTGAAAAGAAGTCACTTTGGCGAGCTATTTATTATCATAAGTTTGTTGTTTGGGTTATATATATGGATAGTTAACCACTCTGAAGGGTCTATGCGGGTATTGCTCCGATTGGCCTTTATTGTTAAAGGAGTTTGGCTATTGGCCACTCCTGCCCTATCCGACGACTTTTATAGATTTCTTTGGGATGGTAATATGCTGGTTATGGGGCAAAACCCTTACGCTATTTTACCCTCAGCTTATCCCAATCTTCCATATTTTACAGAGCTCAATTCGCCTAACTATTATACAGTATATCCACCAGTGAATCAATTTATTTTTGGTTTGGTAGCTTGGCTATCTTGTAATAATACACTAATAGGTATTGTTACACTAAGAGTATTGATACTGCTGGCCGACTGGGGGAATATTTATTGGATAAAGAAAATAGCTAGCCGACTAGGCTTGTCACCAAGAATAGTTTTGTGGTATGCTTTTAATCCGCTTATAATTGTTGAGCTAATAGGAAATCTACATTTTGAAGCTATTATGATTTTTTTTCTTTTGGGAATGTTCTATCGAGTTCTCAAAACAATGGAATCGCCTAAAACATGGCGATATACAAACGGAATATCAATAGCCTTATGGTACAGTTTGGCTGTATCGACAAAGCTAATCCCATTATTACTTGCACCAGTATTGATTCGGTTTTTGGGTTGGTCAAAAGCCTTTTTTATATTAGCGGTGTCGGGCATCATATTTGCTTTGGCATGGATACCATTGATAGATTCACAAGTTATCCACAATGTATGGTCGAGTGTGGATTTGTATTTTCAAAAATTCGAGTTCAATGCTTCCATCTATTATATCATACGAGCATTGGGTTTTTGGTTGACTGGTTTCAATATAATCCAGTGGTCGGGCGGAGGCTTAGGAATAGTTTCTTTGGTGTGTATACTCCTATTAGCTTGGGGCAAATATGATTCAATAATAATAAAAAATACCACTAAACTTTCAGAACAAATATTTATCATAGCCTTATTTAGCTTTAGTACTTACTATTTCAATGCCACGACGGTTCATCCTTGGTATATTACCACAATCGTAGTATTTAGTTTGTTCACGTCTTACCGATTTGTGCTGATATGGTCTTGGGCTACCATGATGTCGTATCATGCGTATCGCCAAAGTGTTGTTAATGAGGATGTTTACTGGATTGTTTTAGAATATTGTATTATTTTTGTAGTGCTTTCTTATGAGCTGATTGTCAGAATATTAGAGAGTAAACACTACCAAAAGTAGTTTTTTTGTTGGGAATCCCTCCGATTATGCCGAACTTAGTAGAGTGATTTTCGAATACTAATGTTAAAATGGCATTAGCGTACAAACCGTAAAAATTAGCTAATACAAATGTTAGATATTATTCAACTGCTTCCTGATTCGATTGCGAACCAGATTGCTGCTGGGGAGGTTGTTCAGAGGCCGGCCTCGGTGGTGAAGGAGTTGTTAGAGAATTCCATCGATGCAGAAGCCACCCAAATACAGCTTATTATAAGAGAAGCAGGCAAAACACTGATTCAGGTAATAGACAACGGCAAAGGAATGTCCGAAACTGATGCCCGAATGTGTTTTGAGCGTCATGCCACTTCCAAAATCCGTACCTCCGACGATTTGTTTAAAATCCGAACAATGGGTTTTAGAGGCGAAGCTATGGCCTCTATTGCAGCGGTTTCGCAGGTTGAACTCAGAACTCGCAGAAGCACCGAAGAATTAGGCACGCTGGTACGTATCGAAGCTTCAGAGCTAAAAGCCCAAGAAGCGGTGTCGACTATGGAAGGGAGCAATATTCAGGTGAAAAATCTCTTTTTTAATGTACCCGCTCGACGCAACTTCCTCAAATCGAACCCCGTTGAAATGCGTCATATCATCGAGGAGTTTCAGCGTGTGGCATTATCCAATCCTAAAATTGCTTTTACCTTATATCATAACGATGCCGAAATTTATAATTTGCCTTCAGGAAAACTAAGCCGCAGAATTGTAGATTTATTTGGTAAATCGTACCGTGAGCAATTGGCTTCGTGCGAAGAAGAAACATCGTTTGTAACCGTTCATGGTTTTGTTGGTAAGCCCCAATTTGCCAAAAAAACTAGAGGCGAACAGTTTTTCTTTGCCAATAATCGGTACATCAAAAATAGCTATTTGAACCATGCCGTAATGACTTCCTTTGAAGGACTCATTCCTGAAGGTTCGCATCCTTTTTATGTATTGTTTATTGAAATAGACCCTGTTCATATTGATATTAATGTACACCCTACCAAAACAGAAATCAAGTTTGACGATGAACGAACGGTATATGCTATTGTTCAGGCGGCCGTTAGAAAAGCCATGAGCCAGCATAACTTGACCCCTTCGTTAGATTTTGATACGGATGTCAATTATACCAATCAGTTTTTCTCATTTAGTAATACGCCTTTTCCAAGCAAAATGAATGGCTCGGAAAGTATTGGAAGAACCGAAACAACTTTTTCTCAGCCCGAACCTTCGCCACGAGAAAAGTCTAATTTGACCAATTGGAATAAACTTTATGAAGGACTAAACCGTTCGGCCGATGATTTTGACCAACAACCCAAACAACAAAGTGGGCTTGACTTTGGCTCGGATTATCAAGAGCAGCAACCTTTTACCCTCAAAAGTAAAGCCAATGATATTGCCGATTCTCGTCCACAACGAACTTCGCAAGATTCGGATGCTACTACTTTCCAAATTCATAATCGGTATATTATCTCGCAAGTAAAGTCGGGAATGTTGCTCATAGACCAACGGGCGGCTTATGAACGGATTTTGTACGAAAAGTTTGCTCAGCACTTACAAAAAAATAATGGGGCATCACAACAATTGCTATTTCCGTCTACCATTAAATTAACCTCTGCCGATTTTCATCTATTGGTAGAAATACAGGATGAAATCAAAAATTTAGGCTTTGATTTAAGCGTAATTGGGCACGATTCATTTATTGTGAATGGTATTCCTGCCGATTCGCCCGATGAAAACGAGCAAGAGCTAATAGAAGGATTATTAGAGCAATTCAAAAGAAATGAAGCTGAATTACATTTAGACAAAGCCGAAAACTTGGCAAGAGCCATGGCCAAACGCTCGGCAGGCCGATTTGGTGTTAGTAGACTAACCAACCAAGAAATGAATACATTGGTTGAGCAACTCTTTGCATCGTCAACACCAAGTTATTCACCAAGTGGCGATCTTACTATGAAAATTTTGGGATTGGCAGAAATGGCTAATTTATTTTTAAAATAATTTATGAAAACATCAAAAATTGCTTTTGGCTTATTGGCTATATTTTTATTTTCAGGTGTAGCGGTTTATTTTAAATCTTGCCAGACCAAAACAGAAACTAGCGAAAGCCAAACGCCCGAAACGGCTTTGTTGCCAGCTCCTACTTTCAATGCCGATTCAGCCTATTATTTTGTGAATACACAAGTAAGCTTTGGGCCAAGAGTACCCAATACCAAAGCTCATAAAGCCTGTGCTGCATGGCTAGTAAGCCAGTTGAAAGGATATGGCTGTGAGGTAACAGAACAAAAATTTGTAGCAACTACTTACGACGGCAAAAAACTTGATGCTGTCAATATTATAGGTTCGGTAAACCCTTCGGCTCCTAAACGAATCGTACTTGCTGCCCACTGGGATTCTCGTTCTATTGCCGACAAAGACAATCATGACAAAGATAAGCCTATTGATGGTGCCAACGATGGTGCAAGTGGTGTGGGTATATTGTTAGAAATAGCCCGAGCTATTAAAACAGCTCAAAGTAAACCCAATGTAGGAGTAGATATTATTCTTTTCGATGCCGAAGATACTGGCGAGCCAGATGGATACAGTGGCCCAGCTACCGAAAATGTTTGGTGGTGTTTGGGTTCTCAGTATTGGGCTGCACATAAGCACAAAGACAACTACCAAGCCTATTATGGTATATTGTTAGACATGGTTGGTGCTAAAGGGGCGATGTTTCCACACGAAGGAATGTCAATGCAATACGCTCCAATGATTGTAAGAAATATCTGGGATATTGCTTCACGACTAGGATATAGCTCGGTATTTATTGACCAAGATGGTGGTGCATTAACCGACGACCACGCTTTTGTTAATGAAGTGGGTAAAATACAAATGATTGATATTGTTGAGCTACGCCCCAACGACCCTAAAACTTTTGGGGCATATCATCATACTCATGGCGATAACATGAGTATAATTGATAAAAATACCCTAAAAGCAGTTGGCCAAACAGTATTAACAGCCCTTTATCAAGAATAAACAACCATGAGATACATAGCATAAAAAAGATATAAAGCCCCAAACACTGATAAAAAAGCAGTTTGGGGCTTTTTTTTACCTAAAATTCAAAAGGCTTTCTTAATACACTCAAAGGATAAAAATAACTTTCTTACCTTTGTGAATCTTTTTCAATCAACGACCAAATGGAACAAACAGAACAACTAAAACTCGTATTTCTTAACGATGTACATACTTCTTTAGGGGCAAAAATGGTACCTTTTGCAGGATATTCAATGCCTGTATTATACACCAACTTGATTCAAGAGCATCATGCCGTTCGCAATGCTGTAGGCGTTTTTGACGTATCGCACATGGGCGAGTTTATTGTAAAAGGAGAGCGTGCAACAGAGTTTTTACAATATGTTACCTCCAACGATGTATCGGCTTTGTACGATGGTAAAGTACAATATTCTTGTTTGCCCAACGACAAAGGCGGTATTGTTGACGACCTTTTGATTTATAGAAGAACCGAAAATGAATATTTCGTTGTAGTAAATGCCTCAAATATCGACAAAGACTGGAATTGGATGCAAAGCCATAATTCTTTTGGGGTAGAGATGCAAAATATCAGCGACGAAATCAGTTTGTTTGCTGTACAGGGGCCTAAAGGCGTGGCAACTATGCAAAAATTAACGGATTTGGATTTAGGCTCGATGGAATACTATACCTTTAAGGAAGGTACAGTTGCAGGTATCGAAAATGTATTGATTGCTACAACAGGATACACTGGTGCAGGAGGAATGGAGGTATATGTCAAAAATGAATATGCCAAAGTAATGTGGGATGCTATCTTTGCTGCAGGCGAAGAGTTTGGTATTGTACCTGTAGGCCTAGGGGCTCGTGATACACTACGTACCGAAATGGGCTATTGCTTGTATGGTAACGATATCGACGATACTACATCGCCTATCGAAGCAGGCTTGGGTTGGATTACCAAATTCAACAAGGAGTTTGTGAATGCTGCTTTTCATAAGCAAATAAAAGAAAATGGCCCTACCAAAAAATTAGTGGCTTTTGAAATGATAGATAGAGGTATTCCACGTCAGCATTACGAAATTATGGATGCTACGGGCAATATTATTGGCGAAGTAACCTCAGGAACACAATCGCCATCGCTTAGTAAAGGTATTGGCTTGGGCTATGTAGCCACAGAATTTAGTAAATTAGGAACCGAAATTTATATCAATATCCGAAACAAATATTTGAAAGCTCAAGTGGTAAAACTTCCTTTTTTGAAGTAATCACTTTCAAAAGTTTACCATAATAACAAAAGCATTGGGCAAGAAGCCTTCAGGCCAATTACCCGATAAAAGCGGTTGTTATGGTAAGCTTTTTATTTTAGCATATAAATAAGAACAGCATAAGTGTATGAAAACAATTGATGTTTGCTTAACTCCAGAATTATTACACCTCCATAATATTGAAAACTCAATTGTGGTAGTTGTCGATATTTTCAGAGCTACTTCGTGTATGACCACCGCCTTTGCCAATGGAGTTGGCTCTATTATTCCTGTTGCAACTATCGACGAATGTGTGTCATATCAGCAAAAAGGGTATCTGGCTGCTGCCGAACGTGATGGAAAAACACCTGATGGTTTTGATTTTGACAATTCTCCATTCAGCTATATGGTCGACAAAGTAAAAGGTGCAACAATTTGTGTTACTACTACCAACGGAACTTTGGCTATTACCAAATCAAAGTCGGCAGTGAAAGTAATGGTTGGGTCATTCCTGAACCTAGGTGCTTTGTCAAGCTATCTTAAAGAGCAACAATATGATGTACTGGTGTTGTGTGCAGGCTGGAAAGGTAAACCTAATTTGGAAGATACACTTTTTGCAGGGGCATTGGTAGAACGCCTCAAAGACGAATTTATCATAGAAGAAGATTCGGCCTTGATGGCTTTGCGTCAATACCAAGGAGCTAAAGATGACCTGCTTTCGTATGTGGCGTCGTCGTCGCATGTACGAAGGTTACAACGTTTGGGTATCCAGAAAGATATTGCCTATTGTCTCCAACAAGATTTGTACGATGTATTGCCTGTTTTGAGGGGGAATGCTTTAGTAAATATGTAAGAAAACCGTATTGATGTTTTCCTTCAGGGGGCTGTCTACAAAGGCAGTCCCTTTGTTATGAAAGCTTATTTGATACAAGATAATACCTAACTAACCCCTAAAAAGGTAAATGTGACCAAACGATGCTAAATCGTCAGAAGAAGGAACTATTAAACTATAAAACCTT
The DNA window shown above is from Flectobacillus major DSM 103 and carries:
- the gcvT gene encoding glycine cleavage system aminomethyltransferase GcvT, which codes for MEQTEQLKLVFLNDVHTSLGAKMVPFAGYSMPVLYTNLIQEHHAVRNAVGVFDVSHMGEFIVKGERATEFLQYVTSNDVSALYDGKVQYSCLPNDKGGIVDDLLIYRRTENEYFVVVNASNIDKDWNWMQSHNSFGVEMQNISDEISLFAVQGPKGVATMQKLTDLDLGSMEYYTFKEGTVAGIENVLIATTGYTGAGGMEVYVKNEYAKVMWDAIFAAGEEFGIVPVGLGARDTLRTEMGYCLYGNDIDDTTSPIEAGLGWITKFNKEFVNAAFHKQIKENGPTKKLVAFEMIDRGIPRQHYEIMDATGNIIGEVTSGTQSPSLSKGIGLGYVATEFSKLGTEIYINIRNKYLKAQVVKLPFLK
- the mutL gene encoding DNA mismatch repair endonuclease MutL, with the protein product MLDIIQLLPDSIANQIAAGEVVQRPASVVKELLENSIDAEATQIQLIIREAGKTLIQVIDNGKGMSETDARMCFERHATSKIRTSDDLFKIRTMGFRGEAMASIAAVSQVELRTRRSTEELGTLVRIEASELKAQEAVSTMEGSNIQVKNLFFNVPARRNFLKSNPVEMRHIIEEFQRVALSNPKIAFTLYHNDAEIYNLPSGKLSRRIVDLFGKSYREQLASCEEETSFVTVHGFVGKPQFAKKTRGEQFFFANNRYIKNSYLNHAVMTSFEGLIPEGSHPFYVLFIEIDPVHIDINVHPTKTEIKFDDERTVYAIVQAAVRKAMSQHNLTPSLDFDTDVNYTNQFFSFSNTPFPSKMNGSESIGRTETTFSQPEPSPREKSNLTNWNKLYEGLNRSADDFDQQPKQQSGLDFGSDYQEQQPFTLKSKANDIADSRPQRTSQDSDATTFQIHNRYIISQVKSGMLLIDQRAAYERILYEKFAQHLQKNNGASQQLLFPSTIKLTSADFHLLVEIQDEIKNLGFDLSVIGHDSFIVNGIPADSPDENEQELIEGLLEQFKRNEAELHLDKAENLARAMAKRSAGRFGVSRLTNQEMNTLVEQLFASSTPSYSPSGDLTMKILGLAEMANLFLK
- a CDS encoding 2-phosphosulfolactate phosphatase, translated to MKTIDVCLTPELLHLHNIENSIVVVVDIFRATSCMTTAFANGVGSIIPVATIDECVSYQQKGYLAAAERDGKTPDGFDFDNSPFSYMVDKVKGATICVTTTNGTLAITKSKSAVKVMVGSFLNLGALSSYLKEQQYDVLVLCAGWKGKPNLEDTLFAGALVERLKDEFIIEEDSALMALRQYQGAKDDLLSYVASSSHVRRLQRLGIQKDIAYCLQQDLYDVLPVLRGNALVNM
- a CDS encoding M28 family peptidase, translated to MKTSKIAFGLLAIFLFSGVAVYFKSCQTKTETSESQTPETALLPAPTFNADSAYYFVNTQVSFGPRVPNTKAHKACAAWLVSQLKGYGCEVTEQKFVATTYDGKKLDAVNIIGSVNPSAPKRIVLAAHWDSRSIADKDNHDKDKPIDGANDGASGVGILLEIARAIKTAQSKPNVGVDIILFDAEDTGEPDGYSGPATENVWWCLGSQYWAAHKHKDNYQAYYGILLDMVGAKGAMFPHEGMSMQYAPMIVRNIWDIASRLGYSSVFIDQDGGALTDDHAFVNEVGKIQMIDIVELRPNDPKTFGAYHHTHGDNMSIIDKNTLKAVGQTVLTALYQE
- a CDS encoding NifU family protein — encoded protein: MLKSQIFIYTESTPNPNSMKFVFNFELVPEGASFDYATPSEAIAEDKNSPLAVEIFGFDFVRRVFISSNFVTITKDEETKWEDQLFNLKQFLKKFFEDKKEVFTQSTIKAHETASSGEPDSDTVVKIKAVLDQYVRPAVESDGGAINFHSFNEGTVKVLLQGSCSGCPSSTMTLKAGIENLLTRMVPEVKEVVAEGV